A genome region from Astyanax mexicanus isolate ESR-SI-001 chromosome 19, AstMex3_surface, whole genome shotgun sequence includes the following:
- the tnnt1 gene encoding troponin T, slow skeletal muscle isoform X1, translating to MLIYTDFSPKTVSFRSPEADFTMSDLEEEYEEQAEEAEEEQEEAAEQEDGEQQDYTEYQEETQEEEEERPRPKPMVPQLAPPKIPEGERVDFDDIHRKRMEKDLTELQTLIEAHFEQRKKEEEELIGLKDRIERRRSERAEQQRVRAEKERDRQTRIVEERQRKEDEEAKKRADDEAKKKKVLSNMGANFGGFLAKAEQRRGKRMTGREIKRKTLADRRAPLGIENMREDGLRQRAQEMWNWIYQLESEKFDFMDMMKKQKYEIIVLLNRISHAQKFKKGHGKGKVGGRWK from the exons ATCTCCAGAGGCTGATTTTACCATGTCTGACCTAGAAGAGGAATATGA GGAGCAGGCAGAGG AGGCAGAGGAGGAGCAGGAAGAGGCAGCAGAGCAGGAGGATGGTG AGCAGCAAGACTACACCGAGTACCAAG AGGAGACCCAGGAAGAAG AGGAGGAACGGCCACGTCCCAA ACCAATGGTTCCTCAACTGGCACCTCCAAAGATCCCAGAAGGGGAGAGGGTTGATTTTGAT GACATCCATAGAAAGCGAATGGAGAAGGACCTGACGGAGTTGCAGACCCTGATTGAAGCCCACTTTGAGCAGAggaagaaggaggaagaggagctgattgggctgaaggATCGAATT GAAAGACGGCGCTCGGAGAGAGCCGAACAACAGCGAGTGAGAGCAGAGAAAGAGCGTGACCGGCAGACCAGGATTGTC GAGGAGCGCCAGAGGAAGGAAGACGAGGAGGCTAAGAAGAGAGCGGACGATGAAGCCAAGAAAAAGAAGGTTTTGTCCAACATGGGGGCCAATTTTGGTGGCTTCCTAGCAAAG gcGGAGCAGAGGCGAGGGAAGCGTATGACTGGGCGAGAAATCAAAAGGAAGACTCTGGCTGATAGACGCGCCCCTCTTGGCATTGAAAACATGAGAGAGGACGGTCTAAG GCAGCGGGCTCAGGAGATGTGGAACTGGATCTATCAGCTGGAGTCAGAGAAGTTCGACTTCATGGATATGATGAAGAAGCAGAAGTATGAG atcattgtcttgctgaacaGAATTTCTCATGCCCAAAAATT CAAAAAGGGCCATGGAAAAGGAAAAGTCGGGGGCCGCTGGAAATGA
- the tnnt1 gene encoding troponin T, slow skeletal muscle isoform X2, translating to MSDLEEEYEEQAEEAEEEQEEAAEQEDGEQQDYTEYQEETQEEEEERPRPKPMVPQLAPPKIPEGERVDFDDIHRKRMEKDLTELQTLIEAHFEQRKKEEEELIGLKDRIERRRSERAEQQRVRAEKERDRQTRIVEERQRKEDEEAKKRADDEAKKKKVLSNMGANFGGFLAKAEQRRGKRMTGREIKRKTLADRRAPLGIENMREDGLRQRAQEMWNWIYQLESEKFDFMDMMKKQKYEIIVLLNRISHAQKFKKGHGKGKVGGRWK from the exons ATGTCTGACCTAGAAGAGGAATATGA GGAGCAGGCAGAGG AGGCAGAGGAGGAGCAGGAAGAGGCAGCAGAGCAGGAGGATGGTG AGCAGCAAGACTACACCGAGTACCAAG AGGAGACCCAGGAAGAAG AGGAGGAACGGCCACGTCCCAA ACCAATGGTTCCTCAACTGGCACCTCCAAAGATCCCAGAAGGGGAGAGGGTTGATTTTGAT GACATCCATAGAAAGCGAATGGAGAAGGACCTGACGGAGTTGCAGACCCTGATTGAAGCCCACTTTGAGCAGAggaagaaggaggaagaggagctgattgggctgaaggATCGAATT GAAAGACGGCGCTCGGAGAGAGCCGAACAACAGCGAGTGAGAGCAGAGAAAGAGCGTGACCGGCAGACCAGGATTGTC GAGGAGCGCCAGAGGAAGGAAGACGAGGAGGCTAAGAAGAGAGCGGACGATGAAGCCAAGAAAAAGAAGGTTTTGTCCAACATGGGGGCCAATTTTGGTGGCTTCCTAGCAAAG gcGGAGCAGAGGCGAGGGAAGCGTATGACTGGGCGAGAAATCAAAAGGAAGACTCTGGCTGATAGACGCGCCCCTCTTGGCATTGAAAACATGAGAGAGGACGGTCTAAG GCAGCGGGCTCAGGAGATGTGGAACTGGATCTATCAGCTGGAGTCAGAGAAGTTCGACTTCATGGATATGATGAAGAAGCAGAAGTATGAG atcattgtcttgctgaacaGAATTTCTCATGCCCAAAAATT CAAAAAGGGCCATGGAAAAGGAAAAGTCGGGGGCCGCTGGAAATGA